GTGATTTCTCATTAGTGTCACTCAAATCTTTTAGGCCCGTCTGGTCTCCCTCTATTTTGACACCAAGCGTTTCCAAGAGGCTCTACAGCTTGGTGAGtctataataaaaaatgtttgttttgttgacacttatttttatgttaagcTTGGAAGACTTATTTACTTTTTGTGACTTCCTtcatctgtcatcattttttctGTTTCTCAGGCTCTCAGCTCCTACAAGAGCTGAAGAAGATGGACGACAAAGCTCTGCTGGTGGAGCTGCAGCTGCTGGAGAGCAAGACGTATCACGCATTAAGCAACTTGCCCAAGGCCAGAGCAGCGCTCACCTCTGCCAGGACGACGGCAAACGCCATCTACTGCCCTCCCAAGCTGCAGGCTGCTCTAGACATGCAGTCAGGTGCGTTTCCATAACTCTTTACTAGATTCAATATTTCCATGATGGACCTGCAGTATGGTAGCCAATTAAAGATGTTTTATGGCTTAATGAAAGGACAAATAGGATTTTAGCCTGTCTCTCTGGTTTCTCTTGCAGGCATTATTCACGCTGCTGAGGAGAAGGACTGGAAGACAGCGTATTCGTACTTCTATGAGGCCTTCGAGGGCTATGACTCTATTGACAGTCCTCGTGCCATCACCGCACTTAAGTACATGCTCCTCTGCAAGATCATGCTTAACTCGTGAGTACTGGCTGATCTTTATTCTTATCTTGTTTATCTTTATCAAAGAGTAGGCAGTTTGAAgagttattatttatttccaATGGTTTGATATAGTGAGCTGAAAAGGCAGAGGTAATGTTCAGTAACACCTGTGTTTTTGTCATTGCAGGCCAGAGGATGTGCAGGGCCTAATCAGTGGCAAACTCGCCCTCAGATATGCCGGCAGACAGGTAGATGTCTGAGCTCAAGTGTGGTTCATTCAGCATCATGGTGTGGTTTTTGATTAACTTAACAGGAATGCAGATCGTCTTCACTCTCCTCACTCATTTGCCAGGGAGTGTTATGCCAATATAATAACAGTAAAGTGAAATTGATGCTGACATGACTTTACATGTACCTGGATCAGATAGTTAAGACAATAAATGTGATTAAGTTGGAGCCTATTAGATGTCAAAGTCTGAtctgttattgttttatttccccAAAACCTTTGTAGTCATATATGTAATAAACCATAATGTTACTTTTGcttatttagtttattttattgtattgaGTAGCTAAAGTTGATGGTTTTAGTGTAATCCCACCTGGTAGATGGATTAACTCGCCCTGTGTCTTTCCTATAGACAGATGCACTTAAATGTGTGGCTCAGGCCAGCAAGAACAGGTCACTGGCAGATTTGGAGAAGGTTGGTCATATGCCCCGGCTAAAAAATATCAACACATCACCTGTTTTCACATTAACAATAATGCTTTTTCTTTGTTATTCAGGCTTTAACAGAATATAAAGCTGAGCTGCGGGATGACCCCATCATCAGTACCCACTTGGCCAAACTTTATGACAATCTATTGGAACAAAACCTTATCAGGGTCATTGAGCCCTTTTCCAGAGTGCAGGTAATGTCCTGTTTGAGCTCTTACATTTAATTTGCAAACCTTAATGGGCATTTATGCCTAAAGTCAGGGACAGACCTAACAGAGCAACGAATCATTGGTGCTACACAACACATTTAATGATTGATTAGTCACGACTGGAGATTCTGCATTATCAGGGTTCTTACGGGTTAGGAAAAGTATGGACTTTGATTTGAGTAATTTCCAGGTCTGGAAAAGTATGGAAAAAACAATTCCGAGAATGGAAAAATATTTACCTTTCCAGCCTATTGTCCCCATTTCAACCGTTTTTTATGGTGTTTGGATCAGTGTGCCATCACTACCAAAAGATAGTTTTTACACTTGATCTGCTGGAGGTCTGCAGTGATTGGTTGTTACGTTGTTAGGTGGCAGTTGCCATCGCAGCGCCCCTACCTCAAACTGCTTGACTAAAAAAACACCTGAAACGTTGTCCTTGATTTTTACATTTGAGTGTGGACTTCACggcaaacaaaatgggaaaatgCAAGTTTTCTGAGGGCTGGCTTGCCAATCCTAAATATAAAGCGTGGTTAGCAAATTTGAggataaaaaaataagtcagtGGTGGagttcttaaaggaatagtacacccaaaatgaaaatctgTCCTTTATTCACCCCCATGACTTTCAAAACCATAAGACTTTATTATATTaacacaaattattattattattattattattttaatctgaTAGATTTCATTCCCTTTATTAAAGGactagttcacccaaaaatgaaaatgtcctTATTAATTACTCACTTCAATGCCATCCAAGATATTTTGATGGCactggggtgagtaaatgattagGACATCCTCATTTTGAggtgaactaatcctttaaatatcttcatttgtgtttccAAGGTTAACAAAAGTCTTATTAGTTTAGAATGACATGAGGGTAAATAAATGATGatagaaatttcatttttgggtaaattaataaccctttaaaaaaattgtgaccTGATTAAGCATTTTGTTCGTTAAGGTCACTTGTACGAGCAACAGTAGCTACAATTTTCAAATTTACTAATTTAACATGATAGCCTACATAGAGGTTTTGTCTCTGTGTGTAACatactctctctctcccacctCACTTCCTGTCTAGCTACTTTCCTATCCTAATAAAAGGCAAAAACACCAATACTAAATGTTTAGAACGTAACATACTTGTTAACAGttgaattttaaaacaatttatcaGAACGAGGTAAATATGGTTGGAATAATCGGTAGGGAAGTCTGGAAAAGTATGgaattttgaaattaaaattgtgtaggAACCCTGAATGCATtttcttgttttacttttcatgCATGCATAATAAAGGTTTAATAAATTGATATTGAAATCTATCAATAGTAATTTAGTATTTGcccattattaaaaaaatactattcGTATTTAGTTAAATAATGCAGTGAGTGTGTAAGTCATGATCAACCAAAGTTAAACTGAGATCAgaataaaaagtctaaaatcattttaatacaaATGAACAACACTAATACACAAAGTCAAAGTGCCTCAGTAAACTCGATCAATTGGCTACatttaaaacacttttaaaaaccTTTATGAGGACAATGAGCGTAATTGTTAACAGACCAGAGAGCCAAATTCACCCGAGTATTTAGATATGCTTGTTTTTCCTCAACAAATATAAGAATGGGCACTACTGTAAAAGCCTAAGCATGATCCATCTTAATGACCAAATAACACTAATAATCATTACAAAAAGTGTGTCCCTACCTTTAGGTGCAAGATATtcacaaacatgtttttttataccAACAGATAGAGCACATCTCACAGCTGATTAAACTGTCAAAGGTAAGACTTTTTTTGCACTTGGCCCTGTGACAGACAGATTTTTGTCTAATTAGACTATCCAGCTGTTacacaaatataatataatttcccACGAGTCCTTTAACTGCAAAGTGTATCTGTAATTTGTTGCCTGATGTTTTAAGTATTCTTTCCCAAATATCCCTTAAATATATATTGCTTTTCTGTTCTCACCGAAGGGAGATGTTGAAAGGAAGCTGTCACAGATGATTTTAGACCAGAAATTCCACGGTATGATAAACAACCTATTGTAAACTTTGTCATTGAATGCATTCACTAACTCTACTGCAAGCATTTTTATGTTGTCCCTCAAAATATGTTTTGGCTTGATGCATGATGATGCTTATGAAATGTACTCCAACTGCAGGAATCCTTGACCAAGGAGAGGGTGTCCTGATTGTATTTGATGAGCCGCCAGTAGACAAAACATATGAAACCGCCCTTGAAACAATTCAGAACATGAGCAAAGTTGTGGACTCGCTCTATAACAAAGCCAAGAAACTGACATAAGCAAGTCtattttattatacatgaaATGACCTTAGAATAAACCTTTAAATGCTAAAGTGTGGTCCTTGCATTCCCTATTCATTTATGCATACTGTTTTTGCAGGTTGAGCAATGGACCCGGCAGCTGAGAGCATGGCCAGCATTGGGGACTCTGGGGAAATGGGAGTCAACGAAGGTCTAACACCCCAAAAACTAGGAGCAAGACTGGGTCCTGCTGTCCTCTCTGGCTTTCACTTGGACATTTTGTGCCACCTTCCTCAATGGCAAACTACTACTATTACTATGGGATcccatttattatatatattttttgctggtAATGCATTCCTTTGTATCTTGGCTGTGCCTAATGGGCCATCAGGGAatcttcaaaaaataaaaactcccCTGCATTATAACTGTttgaaatgtatataaatagaTGTTGAGAATGATCCAGATCCCTTGCCAATCCAGGGACCAACGTGTTAAGCTGTCGACAAATTCCCTGCATTATCGATCGAACGG
This window of the Misgurnus anguillicaudatus chromosome 19, ASM2758022v2, whole genome shotgun sequence genome carries:
- the psmd11a gene encoding 26S proteasome non-ATPase regulatory subunit 11A, yielding MAAAAVEFQRAQSLLSTDRNASIDILHAIVKRDVQDDDEEAVRVKEQSILELGGLLAKTGQAAELGGLLKYVRPFLNSISKAKAARLVRSLLDLFLDMEAATGQEVELCLECIEWAKSEKRTFLRQALEARLVSLYFDTKRFQEALQLGSQLLQELKKMDDKALLVELQLLESKTYHALSNLPKARAALTSARTTANAIYCPPKLQAALDMQSGIIHAAEEKDWKTAYSYFYEAFEGYDSIDSPRAITALKYMLLCKIMLNSPEDVQGLISGKLALRYAGRQTDALKCVAQASKNRSLADLEKALTEYKAELRDDPIISTHLAKLYDNLLEQNLIRVIEPFSRVQIEHISQLIKLSKGDVERKLSQMILDQKFHGILDQGEGVLIVFDEPPVDKTYETALETIQNMSKVVDSLYNKAKKLT